One stretch of Flavobacterium sp. 9 DNA includes these proteins:
- a CDS encoding response regulator, with translation MAAVNQNSHRYIYIADDDEDDRALFTDAILEVDPFIVLKEAQDGMQLMDMLDTLSDPLPDVIFLDINMPKKGGFDCLEQIRKQDGAIKDVKVIILSTSSDPEDIEKALELGATFYAVKPNRFDTLKIFLEDVLKMNWKISKNKKKFRLI, from the coding sequence ATGGCTGCAGTAAATCAAAATTCCCACAGATACATCTATATAGCTGATGACGATGAAGATGACAGAGCACTTTTTACAGATGCAATTCTTGAAGTAGACCCTTTTATCGTTTTAAAGGAGGCTCAGGACGGCATGCAGCTAATGGATATGCTTGATACTTTATCCGATCCGCTGCCTGATGTTATTTTCCTGGATATCAATATGCCCAAAAAAGGCGGCTTTGATTGTCTTGAGCAAATACGAAAACAGGATGGAGCTATAAAGGATGTAAAAGTTATAATACTTTCCACCAGCAGTGATCCGGAAGATATTGAAAAGGCATTGGAGCTTGGTGCAACTTTTTATGCTGTGAAACCCAACAGGTTTGACACCCTGAAAATATTTCTGGAAGATGTATTAAAAATGAACTGGAAGATCTCGAAAAACAAAAAAAAATTTCGATTGATTTAA